The following proteins come from a genomic window of Chthoniobacterales bacterium:
- a CDS encoding transposase: MARWFPSKLYHDVPGWVETGALFHIRIALDRAKNQPGLTSPAIAESLMDSARFYHRRRRWYITIFMLMPDHIHALLSFDPDKQMSRVIGDWKRYQTVQHGIAWQNGYFDHRLRDDERGEQLAAKINYIRQNPVAAGLCKRAEDWPWWIERSALDEGEVVGNAGR; this comes from the coding sequence GTGGCGCGGTGGTTCCCCTCGAAATTGTATCACGATGTACCCGGCTGGGTTGAGACGGGCGCATTATTTCACATTCGCATTGCCCTCGATCGGGCGAAAAATCAGCCGGGTCTGACGAGCCCGGCGATCGCTGAATCCCTAATGGATTCCGCGCGCTTCTATCATCGTCGACGGCGTTGGTACATCACCATTTTCATGTTGATGCCTGATCACATTCACGCGCTGCTCTCTTTCGATCCCGACAAACAGATGAGTCGCGTGATTGGCGATTGGAAACGATATCAAACGGTCCAGCATGGAATTGCCTGGCAAAACGGCTACTTCGATCATCGATTGCGGGACGATGAACGGGGCGAGCAACTAGCAGCCAAGATCAATTACATCCGTCAGAATCCGGTCGCCGCGGGCTTATGTAAAAGGGCGGAGGATTGGCCATGGTGGATCGAGCGCTCCGCGCTCGATGAGGGAGAGGTAGTTGGAAATGCCGGTCGATGA
- a CDS encoding YihY/virulence factor BrkB family protein: MAKRPSFFPNAFSLLKQTGVEWLDDKAPQLGAALAYYTVFALAPLVLVLLAIIGVLFRDDPAGAWSRVTEQMGYFLDKSAVQVVTDIAAEASKPGKSTMATVIGIALALFGASGVFGQLQDALNTIWGVKAKPGEGIMSFLRARFVSFAMLGGVFFLLLVSLTIEALLKGFSHYVQGALPGGLAIAVSVYLIFDFTVVVLLFAMIFKFLPDAEIQWRDVWIGAVMTAIFFGIGKWALGLYLGSGAASSAYGAASSLITLLLWIYYSSQILLFGAEFTQVYANRAGRRVKPSEHAVPIVAREVEQPHPDKR; the protein is encoded by the coding sequence ATGGCAAAACGCCCATCGTTTTTTCCGAACGCGTTCAGTCTGCTGAAGCAGACCGGCGTGGAATGGTTGGACGACAAGGCGCCGCAGCTCGGCGCTGCCCTGGCCTACTACACGGTCTTTGCGCTCGCGCCGCTCGTGCTCGTTTTGCTCGCCATCATCGGCGTCCTCTTTCGCGACGATCCAGCGGGCGCCTGGAGCAGAGTGACCGAGCAGATGGGTTACTTCCTGGACAAGAGCGCAGTGCAGGTCGTGACCGACATCGCCGCGGAAGCGTCGAAACCGGGCAAGAGCACGATGGCCACCGTCATCGGGATCGCGCTCGCTCTTTTCGGCGCGAGCGGCGTGTTCGGCCAATTGCAGGATGCGTTGAACACGATCTGGGGAGTGAAAGCGAAGCCGGGCGAGGGGATCATGTCGTTTCTCCGGGCGCGTTTCGTTTCGTTCGCCATGCTGGGCGGAGTTTTCTTTCTCCTGTTGGTCTCACTGACCATCGAGGCGCTTCTGAAAGGGTTCAGTCATTATGTCCAGGGCGCTTTGCCCGGGGGATTGGCCATCGCGGTTTCGGTTTACCTTATCTTCGATTTCACTGTCGTCGTTCTGCTTTTCGCGATGATCTTCAAATTCCTTCCCGATGCGGAGATTCAATGGCGCGATGTCTGGATCGGCGCGGTCATGACCGCGATTTTTTTCGGGATCGGGAAATGGGCGCTTGGGCTTTATCTGGGGAGCGGCGCCGCATCGTCGGCCTATGGCGCGGCGAGCTCGCTCATCACGCTGTTGCTCTGGATTTATTACTCATCGCAGATCCTCCTTTTCGGCGCGGAGTTCACCCAGGTTTATGCGAACCGGGCCGGCCGCCGCGTGAAGCCCAGCGAGCACGCCGTGCCGATTGTGGCCAGGGAAGTCGAGCAGCCGCATCCGGACAAGCGCTGA